The proteins below come from a single Caulobacter segnis ATCC 21756 genomic window:
- a CDS encoding glycosyltransferase family 9 protein gives MTGPVLIYAPDRGIGDLMWHLPTIRAIAATTPEGQVVLVARPSSRAAEVLKVEPSVARVLYAPHYKDKLKGVRETLDFFRLCKAETPRAVWILEKIDRPAIAAFLAGVPERRGFGLGHGQERFLSKGPYLPKSMRPAHRIDKLAAFEAAHGLAVASREPALKLDPQAVEAVKARYAGHPGPWLCLGIGASEPARTWPAERFAETARQVADLFGTVFWVGGPHEAEIARAAIGDLPNNIVACDLPLDQSAALIALSAGFLGNDSGALNVAAAVGTPCVGLMGTAPVPAYSRWLTRLDGGEGRIGDITVDQAVQAVRARFAAETWGNSDA, from the coding sequence ATGACCGGTCCTGTTCTTATCTATGCGCCCGATCGTGGGATCGGCGACCTGATGTGGCATCTGCCGACCATCCGCGCCATCGCGGCGACGACGCCGGAGGGCCAGGTCGTGCTGGTGGCGCGGCCGTCGAGCCGAGCGGCCGAGGTGCTGAAGGTCGAGCCGTCCGTCGCCCGGGTGCTGTACGCGCCGCACTACAAGGACAAGCTCAAGGGTGTCCGCGAGACGCTCGACTTCTTCCGTCTGTGCAAGGCCGAGACGCCGCGCGCGGTCTGGATCCTGGAGAAGATCGATCGACCGGCCATCGCCGCCTTCCTGGCTGGCGTGCCCGAGCGCCGAGGCTTTGGCCTGGGGCACGGACAGGAGCGGTTCCTGAGCAAGGGGCCCTACCTGCCCAAGTCCATGCGTCCGGCGCACCGGATCGACAAGCTCGCCGCCTTCGAGGCCGCGCATGGCCTGGCGGTCGCAAGCCGGGAGCCCGCGCTCAAGCTGGACCCGCAGGCCGTCGAGGCCGTGAAAGCGCGCTACGCCGGCCATCCGGGTCCTTGGCTGTGCCTGGGGATCGGGGCCAGCGAGCCGGCGCGCACCTGGCCGGCCGAGCGCTTCGCCGAGACCGCGCGCCAGGTCGCCGACCTGTTCGGGACCGTGTTCTGGGTCGGTGGGCCGCACGAGGCGGAGATCGCCCGGGCGGCGATCGGCGACCTGCCGAACAACATCGTCGCCTGCGACCTGCCGCTCGACCAGTCAGCCGCCCTGATCGCCCTGTCGGCGGGATTCCTCGGCAACGACTCGGGCGCGCTCAACGTCGCCGCCGCCGTGGGGACGCCGTGTGTCGGCCTGATGGGCACCGCGCCCGTGCCGGCCTATTCGCGCTGGCTTACGCGCCTCGACGGCGGGGAAGGGCGAATCGGCGACATCACCGTCGATCAGGCCGTCCAAGCCGTGCGCGCGCGCTTTGCCGCGGAGACCTGGGGCAATTCGGACGCTTGA
- a CDS encoding aa3-type cytochrome c oxidase subunit IV encodes MAGDYHRGEMDISEQAATYDAFGKMTKWGSLAVAVLLLFITLLFCTPAGFIGSAIAAVVLLALGIVLLREKPAPAH; translated from the coding sequence ATGGCCGGCGACTATCACCGCGGTGAAATGGACATCTCTGAGCAAGCAGCGACCTACGACGCTTTCGGCAAGATGACGAAGTGGGGTTCGCTGGCCGTCGCGGTCCTGCTGCTGTTCATCACCCTGCTGTTCTGCACGCCGGCCGGTTTCATTGGTAGCGCTATCGCCGCCGTCGTGCTGCTGGCCCTGGGTATTGTGCTGCTTCGCGAAAAGCCCGCTCCGGCCCACTGA
- a CDS encoding Re/Si-specific NAD(P)(+) transhydrogenase subunit alpha gives MPMAVIAVTKETRANETRVAATPETVKKLGAAGFSVVVQAGAGTAASYPDADYEAAGAKIAKTAKDAIKDADVLFKVRAPEAAEIAALKSGAIVAAALNPYQDKETLDALAKAGATAIAMEFIPRITRAQVMDMLSSQANLAGYRAVIEGAEAYGKALPMMMTAAGTVAAAKVFIMGVGVAGLQAIATARRLGAVVTATDVRPATKEQVESLGAKFLAVEDEEFKNAQTAGGYAKEMSKEYQAKQAELVSSHIAKQDIVITTALIPGRPAPKLVSAAQVASMRAGSILVDLAIEQGGNVEGAKLNETVLTPNGVKILGHANLPGRIATDASALYARNLVALSALFTNKEGVFAPDFEDEILKAAVVTLGGAIVHPNLKTA, from the coding sequence ATGCCGATGGCCGTCATCGCCGTCACGAAAGAAACCCGCGCGAACGAGACGCGGGTCGCGGCCACGCCTGAAACCGTCAAGAAGCTCGGCGCGGCCGGCTTCTCGGTGGTCGTGCAGGCGGGCGCCGGGACGGCCGCGTCCTATCCGGACGCCGACTACGAGGCGGCGGGCGCCAAGATCGCCAAGACCGCCAAGGACGCGATCAAGGACGCCGACGTCCTGTTCAAGGTCCGCGCGCCGGAAGCCGCCGAGATCGCGGCCCTGAAGAGCGGCGCGATCGTCGCCGCCGCGCTCAATCCCTACCAGGACAAGGAGACGCTGGACGCCCTGGCCAAGGCCGGCGCGACCGCGATCGCCATGGAGTTCATCCCGCGCATCACCCGCGCCCAGGTGATGGACATGCTCTCCAGCCAGGCCAACCTCGCCGGCTATCGCGCCGTGATCGAGGGCGCCGAAGCCTACGGCAAGGCCCTGCCGATGATGATGACCGCCGCCGGCACCGTCGCCGCGGCCAAGGTGTTCATCATGGGCGTGGGCGTCGCCGGCCTGCAGGCCATCGCCACCGCCCGTCGCCTCGGCGCGGTCGTGACCGCCACCGACGTGCGCCCTGCCACCAAGGAACAGGTCGAGAGCCTGGGCGCCAAGTTCCTGGCCGTCGAGGACGAGGAGTTCAAGAACGCCCAGACCGCCGGCGGCTACGCCAAGGAGATGTCCAAGGAGTACCAGGCCAAGCAGGCCGAGCTGGTCTCCAGCCACATCGCCAAGCAGGACATCGTCATCACCACGGCCCTGATCCCGGGCCGCCCCGCGCCGAAGCTGGTCAGCGCGGCCCAGGTGGCCTCGATGCGCGCGGGCTCGATCCTGGTCGATCTGGCCATCGAGCAGGGCGGCAATGTCGAAGGGGCCAAGCTGAACGAGACGGTCCTGACGCCGAACGGCGTGAAGATCCTCGGCCATGCCAACCTGCCCGGCCGTATCGCCACCGACGCCAGCGCGCTCTACGCGCGCAACCTGGTGGCCCTGTCGGCCCTGTTCACGAACAAGGAAGGCGTCTTCGCCCCCGACTTCGAGGACGAGATCCTCAAGGCCGCCGTCGTCACCCTAGGTGGCGCGATCGTCCATCCGAACCTGAAGACCGCCTAA
- a CDS encoding proton-translocating transhydrogenase family protein has product MEAVDPTVFRLAIFVLAIFVGYYVVWSVTPALHTPLMAVTNAISSVIIVGALLAAAAHGAAGEAVTGSTWISKGAGAIAAAFAAVNIFGGFLVTQRMLAMYKKKEKK; this is encoded by the coding sequence ATGGAAGCCGTCGACCCCACCGTGTTCCGTCTGGCGATCTTCGTGCTCGCCATCTTCGTCGGCTACTACGTGGTCTGGAGCGTGACGCCCGCGCTGCACACGCCGCTGATGGCCGTGACCAACGCCATCTCGTCGGTGATCATCGTCGGCGCCCTGCTGGCCGCCGCGGCGCATGGCGCGGCCGGTGAAGCCGTCACGGGCTCGACCTGGATCTCCAAGGGGGCCGGCGCGATCGCCGCGGCCTTCGCGGCGGTCAACATCTTCGGCGGCTTCTTGGTCACCCAGCGCATGCTGGCGATGTACAAGAAGAAAGAGAAGAAGTGA
- a CDS encoding NAD(P)(+) transhydrogenase (Re/Si-specific) subunit beta: protein MNANLAAILYIVSGVLFILALRGLSSPVTSQTGNRNGMIGMAIAVGTTLATLWSQGALDVVTLGLILGGVAVGGAVGAIIARKVAMTSMPQLVAAFHSLVGMAACLVAVAAIYTPAAYGIVGEDGAIHLNSLIELSLGLAIGAITFTGSVIAFAKLNGNMGGAPILLPARHLLNVVIAAAIVALVVVLVVSGGSAIWAFWGIFALSLLIGVTLIIPIGGADMPVVVSMLNSYSGWAAAALGFTLENTTLIITGALVGSSGAILSYIMCKGMNRSFVSVILGGFGADAAAAGPGGKVETRPVKQGSADDAAFIMKNASKVIIVPGYGMAVSQAQHALREMADKLKEEGVEVKYAIHPVAGRMPGHMNVLLAEANVPYDEVFELEDINSEFSTADVAFVIGANDVTNPAAKTDPQSPIFGMPILDVEKARTVLFVKRGMSSGYAGVENELFFKDNTMMLFADAKKMVEGIVKGL, encoded by the coding sequence ATGAACGCCAATCTCGCCGCCATTCTCTACATCGTCTCGGGGGTGCTGTTCATCCTCGCGCTCCGCGGCCTCTCCAGTCCGGTGACGAGCCAGACGGGCAACCGTAACGGCATGATCGGCATGGCCATCGCCGTCGGCACCACCCTGGCCACCCTGTGGAGCCAGGGCGCGCTCGACGTGGTGACCCTGGGCCTGATCCTGGGCGGCGTCGCCGTCGGGGGCGCGGTCGGGGCGATCATCGCCCGCAAGGTCGCCATGACCTCGATGCCGCAACTGGTCGCCGCCTTCCACTCGCTGGTCGGCATGGCCGCCTGCCTAGTGGCCGTGGCCGCCATCTACACGCCGGCCGCCTACGGTATCGTGGGCGAGGACGGCGCGATCCACCTCAACAGCCTGATCGAGCTGTCGCTGGGCCTGGCCATCGGCGCCATCACCTTCACGGGCTCGGTCATCGCCTTCGCCAAGCTGAACGGCAACATGGGTGGCGCGCCGATCCTGCTGCCGGCCCGCCACCTGCTGAACGTCGTGATCGCCGCGGCCATCGTCGCCCTGGTGGTGGTGCTGGTGGTGAGCGGCGGCTCGGCCATCTGGGCCTTCTGGGGCATCTTCGCTCTGAGCCTCCTGATCGGCGTCACCCTGATCATCCCGATCGGCGGCGCGGACATGCCGGTCGTGGTGTCGATGCTGAACAGCTATTCCGGCTGGGCGGCGGCGGCGCTGGGCTTCACGCTCGAGAACACCACCCTGATCATCACCGGCGCCCTCGTCGGCTCGTCGGGCGCGATCCTGTCCTACATCATGTGCAAGGGCATGAACCGCAGCTTCGTCTCGGTGATCCTCGGCGGCTTCGGCGCCGACGCCGCGGCCGCTGGTCCTGGCGGCAAGGTCGAGACCCGTCCGGTCAAGCAGGGCTCGGCCGACGACGCGGCCTTCATCATGAAGAACGCCAGCAAGGTGATCATCGTCCCGGGCTACGGCATGGCCGTGTCCCAGGCCCAGCACGCCCTGCGCGAGATGGCCGACAAGCTGAAGGAGGAGGGCGTCGAGGTGAAGTACGCCATCCACCCCGTCGCCGGCCGGATGCCGGGCCACATGAACGTGCTGCTGGCCGAGGCCAACGTCCCCTATGACGAGGTCTTCGAGCTGGAGGACATCAACAGCGAGTTCTCGACGGCCGACGTGGCCTTCGTGATCGGCGCCAACGACGTCACCAACCCGGCGGCCAAGACCGATCCGCAGAGCCCGATCTTCGGCATGCCGATCCTGGACGTCGAGAAGGCCCGCACCGTCCTCTTCGTGAAGCGCGGCATGTCCTCGGGCTATGCCGGCGTGGAGAACGAGCTGTTCTTCAAGGACAACACCATGATGCTGTTCGCCGACGCCAAGAAGATGGTCGAAGGCATCGTGAAGGGGCTCTAG
- a CDS encoding UrcA family protein, whose product MRKFIMSFTTVASLSLAAVPVLGLTQAANAAEPVVRVSYSDLNLSNPAQAAVFKVRIETAGETLCRAKLRSGDLDMPFRGCVAEVHREVERQLPKAQRQALASAARAQAIEVAAQ is encoded by the coding sequence ATGCGCAAGTTCATCATGAGCTTCACCACCGTCGCCAGCCTGAGCCTGGCCGCCGTTCCGGTCCTGGGTCTGACGCAAGCGGCCAACGCCGCCGAACCCGTCGTCCGCGTCAGCTACAGCGACCTGAACCTCTCGAACCCCGCCCAGGCCGCTGTCTTCAAGGTTCGCATCGAGACCGCCGGCGAAACGCTCTGCCGCGCCAAGCTGCGCAGCGGCGACCTGGACATGCCGTTCCGCGGCTGCGTGGCCGAAGTGCACCGCGAGGTCGAACGCCAACTGCCGAAGGCCCAGCGCCAGGCCCTGGCCAGCGCCGCCCGCGCTCAAGCGATCGAGGTCGCTGCGCAGTGA